In Kushneria marisflavi, the following are encoded in one genomic region:
- a CDS encoding mechanosensitive ion channel family protein, with translation MTIKRPRWWLVALAALVFSSLCMAQEGGSGSDSEAEGWYEVNALNVGLNESVDQTNLRTPRETMRHFMRLTEKGDYEGAAHILNLADLSPREQRARGGELARQLAEVFRRGKWLNISTLSARPDGMIEDVSGKDPRAGRMRRDIELASLEAGNDAYDIRLGRYRVGEEEPVWLITPESVSSIPVLYDRYGPSRFEDYIPEPLKQNFGLLRLWEWIAIPLVLLAIGLIGKGVHLVMTVITRWLPSGSPSIFFTQIRSPVALIVMALVTQTLLDFVVSFSAVVATTLRVTLTIVMAWGVGMIALRLIDTFMLHMTRRMAGEIDDSKPRDERKLLTTLYALRRVIILVMVVLVSIYVLGQVRLFETLGMSVLASASVLAVLVGIAGQAVLSNIISSFQLSLAKPLRIGDLVMFEGQWCYVESIFYTYILLRVWNERRLIVPVTYFASRPFENLSAKSTMEYRTLELTLHLNADVSCLREKFLEFAKAEENVIEHHKLLCSVTAQTASAQTITCFMMTVDPLSGWAAEASIREKLMAFIRDHHPDWWPRQVVVLSEQDIALGEHTKTHS, from the coding sequence ATGACGATAAAAAGGCCCCGATGGTGGCTGGTGGCGCTGGCAGCGCTGGTATTTTCAAGCCTTTGCATGGCACAGGAAGGCGGTAGTGGCAGCGACAGTGAGGCGGAAGGCTGGTACGAGGTCAATGCCCTGAATGTCGGGCTCAATGAGAGCGTCGATCAGACAAATCTTCGTACGCCACGCGAGACGATGCGTCATTTCATGCGCCTGACCGAAAAGGGCGACTATGAAGGGGCCGCGCACATTCTCAACCTCGCCGATCTTTCGCCGCGCGAGCAGCGCGCACGGGGCGGGGAGCTGGCCCGACAATTGGCTGAGGTATTCAGGCGCGGCAAGTGGCTCAATATCTCCACGCTCTCGGCGCGCCCGGATGGCATGATCGAGGATGTCTCCGGCAAGGACCCGCGTGCCGGCAGAATGCGCCGGGATATCGAGCTGGCCTCGCTCGAGGCGGGTAATGATGCCTATGACATCCGTCTGGGGCGCTACCGGGTGGGGGAGGAGGAGCCGGTCTGGCTGATCACGCCGGAAAGCGTGTCATCGATTCCCGTGCTTTATGATCGATACGGCCCTTCGCGTTTCGAGGATTATATTCCGGAGCCGCTGAAGCAGAATTTCGGACTGTTGAGACTCTGGGAATGGATCGCCATTCCGCTGGTACTGCTGGCGATCGGCCTGATCGGCAAGGGCGTGCACCTGGTCATGACGGTCATTACGCGCTGGCTGCCCTCCGGCTCACCCAGCATCTTCTTTACCCAGATTCGAAGCCCGGTGGCGCTGATTGTCATGGCGCTGGTGACGCAGACCCTGCTGGATTTTGTGGTGTCATTCTCGGCCGTGGTGGCCACCACGCTGCGGGTGACGCTCACCATCGTCATGGCTTGGGGCGTCGGGATGATTGCCCTGCGCTTGATCGATACCTTCATGCTGCACATGACCCGGCGCATGGCCGGCGAAATCGATGACTCCAAGCCCCGGGACGAGCGCAAGCTCTTGACCACGCTCTATGCGCTGCGTCGCGTCATCATTCTTGTCATGGTCGTGCTGGTATCGATCTACGTGCTGGGTCAGGTGCGCCTTTTCGAGACGCTGGGCATGTCGGTTCTTGCCTCGGCCAGCGTGCTGGCGGTGCTGGTAGGTATTGCCGGACAGGCGGTGCTGAGCAACATCATTTCCTCGTTTCAGCTCTCGCTGGCAAAGCCGCTGCGCATCGGTGATCTGGTGATGTTTGAAGGCCAGTGGTGCTACGTCGAGAGTATCTTCTATACCTATATCCTGCTGCGGGTCTGGAACGAACGACGCCTGATCGTGCCGGTGACCTATTTCGCCTCCCGCCCCTTTGAGAATCTGTCGGCCAAAAGCACCATGGAGTATCGAACCCTGGAGCTGACGTTGCACCTCAACGCCGATGTGAGCTGTCTACGCGAGAAATTCCTCGAGTTTGCGAAGGCCGAGGAAAACGTCATCGAGCATCACAAATTGCTGTGCAGTGTCACTGCGCAGACCGCCTCGGCACAGACCATCACCTGTTTCATGATGACGGTCGATCCGCTGTCCGGCTGGGCGGCAGAGGCGAGTATCCGCGAAAAGCTCATGGCGTTCATTCGCGACCATCACCCCGACTGGTGGCCGCGTCAGGTGGTGGTCCTGAGTGAACAGGACATTGCCCTTGGTGAGCACACAAAAACGCACTCGTAA
- a CDS encoding MFS transporter, giving the protein MSRQLFSMALAPLLGLFIFGIGNGFLMSLVTVRLDAAGESATTIGWISAAFHAGLVIGALFSDRILLRIGHIRAYACFGALVAVTVLAQGLWVNAEFWFVMRFLCGWATLGVYLVIESWLLSASDPKVRGRLLALYMIALYGAGVIGQLLLGVADIGDDSAAFMVIAILAALSILPLGLIPRVSPLIEHAEPLSPWRLITVTPTGVAGCFVAGLLISAVYSLLPLYLQRSGLELSDVGRMMAVVILGAMLLQYPIGRWSDRHDRQMVLILTSLALSALCFGLLWIGDGPLLMAGMLFLIGGSVFVLYPVSISHASDRAPAGALVRMSQGLLLINELGATFSPPLITPVMSRLGNGGLFMTMGGLGLVLAVFLLWRRSQRPAPMPVAPFTSNPPQSVVGAELVVTEALVLGAIDHEHHEDLSQVVPDVDTAHPDPITPDDTTVQTRPV; this is encoded by the coding sequence ATGTCACGCCAGTTGTTCTCGATGGCCCTTGCGCCATTACTCGGACTTTTTATCTTTGGGATCGGCAACGGTTTTCTGATGTCGCTGGTGACGGTGCGTCTGGACGCCGCCGGCGAATCCGCCACCACCATCGGCTGGATATCGGCCGCCTTTCATGCCGGTCTGGTCATCGGGGCGCTTTTTAGTGACCGAATCCTGCTGCGCATCGGTCATATCCGTGCCTATGCCTGCTTCGGTGCGCTGGTGGCAGTGACCGTGCTGGCTCAGGGTCTGTGGGTAAACGCCGAATTCTGGTTCGTCATGCGCTTTCTGTGCGGCTGGGCCACGCTTGGCGTCTATCTGGTAATCGAAAGCTGGCTTTTGAGCGCCTCGGACCCGAAGGTACGCGGTCGCCTGCTGGCGCTGTACATGATCGCGCTGTATGGCGCCGGCGTGATCGGGCAGCTGCTTTTGGGTGTGGCCGATATCGGTGACGATTCGGCCGCCTTCATGGTCATTGCCATTCTGGCGGCCCTGTCCATCCTGCCGCTGGGCCTGATCCCGCGTGTTTCACCGCTGATCGAACACGCCGAGCCGCTCTCCCCCTGGCGGCTGATCACGGTCACCCCGACCGGCGTGGCAGGCTGTTTCGTGGCCGGGCTCCTGATCTCGGCGGTTTATAGCCTTTTGCCGCTGTATCTGCAGCGCAGCGGCCTTGAGCTTTCCGACGTCGGTCGCATGATGGCGGTGGTGATTCTGGGCGCCATGCTTTTGCAGTATCCCATCGGGCGATGGTCGGATCGCCATGACCGACAGATGGTGCTGATTCTCACCAGTCTGGCGCTGTCAGCCTTGTGCTTCGGTCTCTTGTGGATCGGTGATGGTCCCCTGCTGATGGCCGGCATGCTCTTTTTGATCGGGGGCAGCGTGTTCGTGCTTTATCCGGTGTCGATCAGCCACGCCTCCGACCGGGCACCGGCGGGGGCACTGGTGCGCATGAGCCAGGGGCTTTTGCTGATCAACGAGCTGGGCGCCACCTTCAGCCCGCCGTTGATCACCCCGGTCATGTCGCGGCTGGGCAATGGCGGGCTATTCATGACGATGGGCGGGCTGGGCCTTGTGCTGGCGGTCTTTTTGCTGTGGCGTCGCAGTCAGCGCCCGGCGCCGATGCCGGTGGCCCCCTTCACCTCCAACCCGCCGCAGTCGGTGGTCGGTGCCGAGCTGGTGGTCACCGAGGCGCTGGTACTGGGTGCCATCGATCATGAACATCATGAGGATCTTTCACAGGTAGTGCCGGATGTAGATACCGCGCATCCCGATCCGATCACGCCTGACGACACTACCGTCCAGACCAGACCCGTGTGA
- a CDS encoding DUF2252 domain-containing protein, translating to MTDMTEQTRQSLYEQARQRGIEGRSSMNKAELASALKDHSASPHSSVGTRLETFRRLANAVAGGEFILRPRVLTGLDRRLHVRQTLREDHQTRIADGSEETELKFNQLSDSLFSFFRGTALLFYRDMAGDDGWMPTVLALGDVHPENFGVMPNVDNVPIFSVNDFDEAYYAPFTWDLKRGATGFMIAAETEGELKRKHRTRVVRHFIEGYIDAMQRLARDGTEQDEEMRLDNAPKLIRKLFKEAHEARADWLKEDYLDESGQRFRSTDKLVPISTRRDEFQRITDRLIKNNAIEVPPRAIAPDGTAMRVKDVAIRRGQGTASLGLDRYYVLIEGPQGDGTDDLIIEYKQARRSALAGLVPHTGHEMDTRAERITHAQAVHLIRGDRFYGHVEFDGRSYMSRERAPFRDSIDLDDLSKKEWKQYARICGQVLAGVHALSDEAGKVDYDIEPAIIEAIGPVALFTEDMVAFAEEAADRVRRDHDLFREDHARGAFTQLDRVYR from the coding sequence ATGACCGACATGACGGAACAAACACGCCAGTCACTCTACGAGCAGGCACGCCAGCGCGGGATCGAGGGGCGTTCATCGATGAACAAGGCAGAACTGGCTTCAGCGCTCAAGGACCACAGCGCCTCGCCCCATTCAAGCGTCGGCACACGTCTGGAAACCTTTCGCCGACTGGCCAATGCCGTGGCCGGCGGTGAATTCATCCTGCGTCCGCGGGTACTGACCGGTCTTGATCGCCGCCTGCACGTGCGCCAGACCCTGCGCGAGGATCATCAGACCCGCATTGCCGATGGCAGCGAGGAGACCGAGCTCAAGTTCAATCAGCTCTCCGACTCGCTCTTTTCCTTCTTTCGCGGAACGGCGCTGCTGTTTTATCGCGACATGGCCGGAGATGACGGCTGGATGCCGACCGTACTGGCGCTGGGCGACGTGCATCCCGAGAACTTCGGCGTGATGCCCAACGTCGACAACGTACCGATCTTTTCGGTCAACGACTTCGACGAAGCCTATTACGCACCGTTCACCTGGGACCTCAAGCGCGGCGCTACCGGCTTCATGATTGCCGCCGAGACCGAAGGTGAGCTCAAGCGCAAGCACCGGACCAGGGTCGTGCGTCATTTCATCGAAGGCTATATCGACGCCATGCAGCGTCTGGCCCGGGACGGCACCGAGCAGGATGAGGAGATGCGCCTTGACAATGCTCCGAAGCTGATTCGCAAGCTGTTCAAGGAGGCCCACGAGGCGCGCGCCGACTGGCTGAAGGAGGATTATCTCGATGAGAGCGGTCAGCGCTTTCGCTCCACCGACAAGCTGGTGCCCATTTCCACTCGCCGCGATGAGTTTCAGCGGATCACCGACCGGCTGATCAAGAACAATGCCATCGAGGTCCCGCCGCGCGCCATCGCGCCTGATGGCACCGCCATGCGCGTCAAGGATGTGGCCATCCGGCGCGGTCAGGGCACCGCCTCATTGGGGCTGGACCGCTATTACGTGCTCATCGAAGGCCCACAGGGTGACGGTACCGATGATCTGATCATCGAATACAAGCAGGCCCGACGTTCGGCGCTGGCCGGGCTGGTGCCCCATACCGGGCATGAGATGGACACCCGCGCCGAACGCATCACCCACGCCCAGGCCGTGCATCTGATTCGGGGCGACCGGTTCTACGGGCACGTCGAGTTTGATGGGCGCAGCTACATGTCTCGCGAGCGCGCGCCCTTTCGCGACAGCATCGACCTGGACGATCTGTCCAAAAAGGAGTGGAAGCAGTACGCCCGCATTTGCGGTCAGGTGCTGGCCGGCGTACACGCCCTGTCCGATGAAGCAGGCAAGGTGGATTACGACATCGAGCCGGCCATCATCGAGGCCATTGGCCCGGTGGCGCTGTTTACCGAGGATATGGTGGCCTTTGCCGAAGAAGCCGCCGATCGTGTGCGCCGCGATCACGACCTGTTCCGGGAGGATCACGCCCGCGGCGCCTTTACGCAGCTGGACCGGGTCTATCGATGA
- a CDS encoding PQQ-dependent sugar dehydrogenase yields the protein MTQSRLTLTTPLAIALMAGSAGALADEPQFGASPNLPDPQRGLLPNMTVPEQAPWNDDKPTVPEGYSITEIASDLKIPRQTLVLPNGDILVAEGSGGHAPKLKPKDFIAGIIKAKGKTSVKGGNRLTLLRDADGDGTYEEQTVFADGLDAPYGLALIDDQLYVANQGSLVRFDYEDGQTQASGSPELVTPLPSEINHHWTKAMTASPDGQYLYVGIGSNSNITERGMEAEVDRAEIWQIDPETGAHRAYATGVRNPTALTFQPGTNTLWAVANERDELGPNLVPDYLTSIQDGGFYGWPWSYWGQHVDPRVKPENPEKVEAAIAPDYSLASHRAPLGIAFSNPQVGGEYSDGVFIGQHGSWNRADPVGYNVVFVPFENGKPAGDPVDFVSGFLTDDGHTRGRPVGVSVAPDGSVIVADDLTNAVWRVTRDDAGSAPSASAASNNDSSTMSESDSSMPETEPATPDDKAFMPESDSATPDNSTDMPETEPATPDDKAMMPEAPSDTPNEQSDDARKEPATTAT from the coding sequence ATGACCCAGTCCAGACTCACTCTGACGACGCCGCTGGCGATCGCCCTGATGGCGGGCAGTGCGGGGGCTCTGGCAGATGAGCCGCAGTTTGGCGCCAGTCCGAACCTGCCGGACCCACAGCGCGGACTCCTGCCCAACATGACGGTGCCCGAGCAGGCGCCGTGGAATGATGACAAGCCGACGGTTCCCGAAGGTTATAGCATCACCGAGATTGCCTCTGACCTGAAGATTCCGCGCCAGACGCTGGTTCTGCCCAACGGTGATATCCTGGTGGCCGAAGGCAGCGGCGGCCATGCCCCGAAGCTCAAGCCCAAGGATTTCATTGCCGGCATCATCAAGGCGAAAGGCAAGACCTCGGTCAAGGGCGGCAACCGGCTGACGCTTTTACGAGATGCCGATGGGGATGGCACCTATGAAGAGCAAACCGTGTTCGCCGACGGTCTTGATGCCCCCTACGGTCTGGCGCTGATCGATGACCAGCTCTATGTCGCCAATCAGGGCTCGCTGGTGCGCTTTGACTACGAGGATGGCCAGACACAGGCCAGCGGTTCGCCCGAACTGGTGACGCCGCTGCCTTCCGAGATCAACCACCACTGGACCAAGGCGATGACCGCCAGCCCCGACGGTCAGTATCTGTATGTCGGGATTGGCTCCAACAGCAACATCACCGAGCGCGGCATGGAAGCCGAAGTCGACCGCGCCGAGATCTGGCAGATTGATCCCGAAACCGGGGCCCATCGAGCCTACGCTACCGGCGTGCGCAACCCGACAGCCCTGACCTTCCAGCCGGGCACCAATACGCTCTGGGCAGTCGCCAACGAGCGTGACGAACTCGGCCCGAATCTGGTGCCGGACTATCTGACCTCGATTCAGGATGGCGGCTTCTATGGCTGGCCATGGAGCTACTGGGGCCAGCATGTTGATCCGCGTGTCAAACCGGAAAATCCGGAGAAGGTTGAGGCGGCCATCGCACCCGACTACAGTCTGGCCTCTCACCGTGCGCCGTTGGGTATCGCCTTTTCCAATCCGCAGGTCGGAGGCGAATACAGTGATGGGGTTTTCATCGGCCAGCACGGCAGCTGGAACCGTGCGGACCCGGTCGGTTACAACGTGGTGTTCGTCCCCTTTGAAAACGGCAAGCCGGCCGGAGACCCGGTGGACTTTGTTTCGGGCTTTCTGACCGATGACGGCCATACACGCGGACGCCCGGTGGGCGTGAGTGTCGCCCCGGACGGCTCGGTCATCGTCGCTGATGATCTGACCAATGCCGTATGGCGCGTCACGCGTGATGACGCAGGCTCGGCGCCCTCAGCTTCTGCCGCCTCCAATAACGACAGCAGCACCATGTCGGAGAGCGACTCCAGCATGCCTGAAACCGAGCCGGCGACGCCTGACGACAAGGCCTTCATGCCCGAAAGCGATTCGGCCACGCCCGATAACAGCACCGACATGCCCGAGACCGAGCCGGCAACGCCCGACGACAAGGCCATGATGCCCGAGGCGCCCTCAGACACTCCCAATGAGCAGTCCGACGACGCCCGAAAAGAACCTGCCACCACGGCGACCTGA
- a CDS encoding SDR family oxidoreductase, producing MNIVGKVVLVTGASSGIGEGIARELAAAGACVLLGARRTDRLERIAGDLRKSGGIVEVRPLDVTSREAMQGFAQAALDLWGRIDVLINNAGIMPLSPLSACKMDEWEAMVEINIKGVLWGIGAVLPVMERQQAGQIINIASIGALQVMPTSAVYSATKFAVRAISDGLRQESTYLRVTCVNPGVVESELASTITHEDTADVIASYREVALKPADIARAVRQVIEAPESVDTTEITLRPTASGK from the coding sequence ATGAATATTGTCGGAAAGGTCGTTTTGGTTACCGGTGCCAGCAGCGGCATTGGAGAAGGCATCGCCCGGGAGCTGGCAGCCGCAGGCGCCTGCGTGCTATTGGGTGCACGACGCACGGACAGACTTGAGCGCATCGCAGGCGACCTCCGCAAAAGCGGCGGCATTGTCGAAGTACGCCCACTGGATGTCACAAGCAGAGAGGCGATGCAGGGCTTTGCACAGGCGGCACTGGATCTGTGGGGACGCATCGATGTGCTGATCAACAATGCCGGCATTATGCCCCTGTCGCCGCTTTCGGCCTGCAAGATGGATGAATGGGAAGCCATGGTGGAGATCAACATCAAGGGGGTTCTGTGGGGCATTGGCGCGGTCCTGCCGGTGATGGAGCGCCAGCAGGCGGGACAGATCATCAACATCGCCTCCATCGGGGCTCTGCAGGTGATGCCCACCTCGGCGGTGTACTCTGCCACCAAGTTCGCCGTGCGCGCGATATCCGACGGGCTGCGCCAGGAGAGCACCTACCTGCGGGTAACCTGCGTCAATCCCGGCGTCGTCGAAAGTGAACTGGCCTCGACCATCACCCACGAGGACACCGCTGACGTTATTGCGAGCTATCGTGAAGTCGCGCTTAAGCCTGCCGATATCGCACGCGCCGTACGTCAGGTGATCGAGGCTCCTGAAAGCGTCGACACCACCGAAATCACCCTTCGCCCGACAGCCTCGGGCAAGTGA
- a CDS encoding LysR family transcriptional regulator — protein MDLNLLTIFFAVAQAGNFRAAADRLGVTRSAVSQGIRRLEHSLGKPLFNRTTRSVRLTEEGERLLSALSDPMTEIEAVLDATRDVPALPRGLLRVTATSIAERFLSGPLIATFIEQHPHIMLDVTVTDETFDIVAGGFDAGIRLGEVIDQDMIAMPLTGEQRQVAVATPDYLARCGVPQHPRDLAAHRCIGWRPSPEMTPYRWEFEREGRAFAVAVDPRLTTNDMLLMIRVALAGGGMTFGMEETFLPWIERGQLVTVLDDWLPPFAGFYLYYPSRHTVTPKLRALMEHVRHY, from the coding sequence ATGGATCTCAATCTTCTGACGATATTTTTCGCCGTGGCTCAGGCAGGCAACTTCAGGGCCGCTGCTGACCGGCTGGGCGTGACACGCTCGGCGGTCAGTCAGGGCATCCGGCGACTTGAGCACTCGCTGGGAAAGCCGCTTTTCAATCGCACAACACGTAGCGTGCGGCTGACCGAAGAAGGCGAGCGGTTATTGAGTGCGCTGTCTGACCCGATGACCGAGATCGAGGCGGTACTGGACGCCACCCGCGATGTACCGGCCCTGCCTCGCGGGCTTTTAAGGGTCACGGCAACATCGATCGCGGAGCGGTTTCTGTCAGGGCCATTGATTGCAACCTTTATCGAACAACATCCTCATATCATGCTGGATGTCACCGTGACGGATGAGACGTTCGATATTGTTGCTGGCGGCTTTGATGCGGGCATCAGGCTGGGAGAGGTGATCGATCAGGATATGATCGCGATGCCCCTGACCGGCGAGCAGCGTCAGGTCGCCGTTGCCACGCCGGATTATCTGGCGCGTTGTGGCGTGCCACAGCATCCCCGGGATCTGGCAGCCCATCGCTGTATTGGATGGCGTCCCTCACCTGAAATGACCCCCTATCGATGGGAGTTCGAACGTGAAGGGCGTGCGTTTGCCGTGGCGGTCGATCCACGATTGACCACCAATGACATGCTGCTGATGATTCGTGTCGCCCTGGCCGGTGGCGGAATGACGTTCGGCATGGAGGAGACGTTTCTACCCTGGATCGAGCGCGGCCAGCTGGTGACGGTGCTCGATGACTGGTTACCGCCTTTCGCCGGCTTCTATCTCTATTATCCGAGCCGCCATACGGTAACGCCGAAACTCCGCGCGCTGATGGAACACGTACGTCACTATTGA
- a CDS encoding MFS transporter — protein sequence MPDRRLFRSLSVYNYRLWFAGAMVSNVGTWMQRIAQDWLVLTVLTAHDASAMGITMALQFGPQLLLLPLSGFAVDYFDRRRLIMLSQALQGLLALGLGILTLTGAVTLWQVYLFAFALGCVTAFDAPARQVFVNDLVGEKFLANAVALNSTSFNAARMVGPAVAGILIAAAGTGWLFIINAASFAAVLGALCLLRVNELHITERATQRRGSLTEGFRYVRHRPDLSALLIMLFLIGTFGFNFSVFISTMSVSVFHGDAHQYGLLTTCLAVGSVTGALLAARREQPRMALLLVSSLSFGVFCLLAALAPSVWLFAIALMLTGLSALTFMTASNATMQLTTTPAMRGRVMALRIAVTMGGTPIGAPIVGAIADHAGPRWAMLVGAAAGILAALVALRARVLERRRAASETASVTAISD from the coding sequence ATGCCTGATCGCCGGCTTTTTCGCTCGCTGAGCGTTTACAACTACCGGCTCTGGTTTGCAGGCGCCATGGTGTCCAATGTGGGGACCTGGATGCAGCGCATCGCCCAGGACTGGCTGGTGCTGACCGTTCTCACGGCCCATGATGCCAGCGCCATGGGCATTACCATGGCGCTGCAGTTTGGCCCGCAGCTTTTACTGCTGCCGCTGTCCGGCTTTGCCGTGGACTACTTTGATCGTCGCCGTCTGATCATGCTCTCTCAGGCCCTTCAGGGTCTGCTGGCGCTGGGGCTCGGAATTTTAACCCTGACCGGCGCCGTCACACTCTGGCAGGTCTATCTCTTTGCGTTTGCCCTGGGCTGTGTGACGGCCTTTGATGCCCCGGCGCGTCAGGTGTTCGTCAATGACCTGGTCGGCGAGAAGTTTCTGGCCAATGCCGTGGCGCTCAATTCCACCTCATTCAACGCCGCACGCATGGTAGGTCCGGCCGTGGCCGGCATTCTGATCGCCGCTGCCGGCACCGGCTGGCTCTTTATCATCAATGCGGCCTCCTTTGCCGCGGTATTGGGCGCGCTGTGTCTTTTGCGTGTCAATGAGCTGCACATTACCGAACGGGCCACCCAGCGCCGCGGCAGTCTGACCGAAGGCTTTCGCTACGTGCGCCACCGCCCGGATCTGAGCGCGCTGTTGATCATGCTCTTTTTGATCGGCACCTTCGGCTTCAACTTTTCGGTCTTTATCTCGACCATGTCGGTGAGCGTCTTTCACGGCGATGCTCACCAGTACGGGCTTTTGACCACCTGTCTGGCCGTCGGGTCGGTGACCGGTGCGCTACTGGCCGCCCGACGCGAGCAGCCTCGCATGGCGCTTTTGCTGGTGTCGTCGTTGTCATTCGGCGTGTTCTGCCTGCTGGCCGCGCTGGCGCCCAGCGTCTGGCTCTTTGCCATAGCGCTGATGCTGACAGGGCTTTCGGCACTGACCTTCATGACCGCCTCCAACGCCACCATGCAGCTCACCACAACGCCGGCCATGCGCGGGCGAGTGATGGCGCTGCGTATTGCAGTCACCATGGGCGGCACCCCCATCGGAGCGCCCATTGTAGGGGCGATCGCCGACCATGCCGGCCCGCGCTGGGCCATGCTGGTGGGGGCAGCCGCCGGGATTCTGGCGGCACTGGTCGCGCTGAGGGCCAGAGTACTGGAACGTCGGCGAGCGGCTTCCGAGACGGCTTCTGTCACAGCCATCAGCGACTAG
- a CDS encoding NAD(P)H-dependent flavin oxidoreductase: MSFLNPFIERLRIHPLIQAPMAGVSTPELAAAVSNAGGLGSLGIGASSVSSARQMIEQTASLTTRPFNVNVFCHESAQRNTHQEIAWLEHLRPLFAECGAELPTALEEIYPSFLHDEHAQKMLIETRPAVVSFHFGLPSAKKIRALQEAGILVMATATSTDEARLAQQQGVDAIVAQGIEAGGHRGLFDPTCTDEQLTTAVLVRLLVSELEVPIIAAGGLMDGHAIRGMLEMGAAAAQLGTAFILCSESAANEGYRASLKSERAATTRLTSALSGRPARGIHNRFIAHAEQAVGLEPAAYPVAYDAAKRLNAAARHLGHHEFAAHWAGQGAPLARELPAAQLVSTLMQELTRQR; this comes from the coding sequence GTGTCCTTTTTAAACCCGTTTATCGAAAGGCTGCGTATTCATCCTCTCATTCAGGCGCCCATGGCCGGCGTTTCAACGCCTGAACTGGCCGCTGCAGTCTCCAATGCAGGCGGCCTGGGGTCACTCGGCATCGGCGCCAGCAGTGTCTCCAGCGCTCGACAAATGATCGAGCAGACCGCATCGCTGACGACGCGCCCCTTCAACGTCAACGTTTTCTGTCATGAATCTGCCCAACGAAACACCCATCAGGAAATCGCCTGGCTTGAACACCTCAGACCACTGTTTGCCGAGTGCGGGGCAGAGCTGCCAACGGCGCTTGAGGAAATCTATCCGAGCTTTCTTCATGACGAGCACGCCCAGAAGATGCTGATTGAAACGCGACCGGCCGTGGTCAGCTTCCACTTCGGACTACCCTCTGCCAAGAAAATCCGGGCCCTGCAGGAGGCCGGCATTCTGGTCATGGCCACCGCCACCAGCACCGATGAAGCGCGACTGGCTCAGCAGCAGGGGGTGGATGCCATCGTGGCTCAGGGCATTGAGGCGGGGGGCCATCGTGGCCTGTTCGACCCGACGTGCACGGATGAGCAACTCACTACCGCGGTGCTCGTTCGCCTGCTCGTCAGCGAGCTTGAGGTGCCCATCATTGCGGCCGGCGGCCTCATGGATGGTCATGCCATCAGAGGCATGCTTGAAATGGGCGCGGCGGCCGCTCAGCTGGGGACCGCCTTTATCCTGTGTTCCGAATCGGCAGCCAATGAGGGGTATCGCGCCAGTCTCAAAAGCGAACGCGCCGCTACCACGCGCCTGACGTCAGCCCTGTCGGGGCGACCGGCCCGTGGCATCCATAACCGATTCATTGCCCATGCCGAGCAGGCGGTCGGTCTCGAACCGGCGGCTTATCCCGTGGCCTACGACGCCGCCAAACGGCTGAACGCTGCCGCCCGTCATCTCGGGCATCATGAATTCGCCGCCCACTGGGCAGGCCAGGGCGCGCCACTGGCACGAGAGCTACCGGCAGCCCAACTGGTCTCGACACTGATGCAGGAACTGACGCGCCAGCGGTGA
- a CDS encoding DUF2231 domain-containing protein: MNTAAEHTYRRGINPLHGVLLAGTLVLFLGATLSDYAYMDSYEIQWATFSSWLIAFALVCNGLAFLCGLFGLFVAHDRRRGLIYLALLVASFLLGFVNALTHAKDAWAMMPNGFILSLVVTVLALVATWIGFTNTGVRKSQ, encoded by the coding sequence GTGAACACTGCAGCCGAACATACCTATCGACGCGGAATTAATCCGCTGCACGGGGTGCTGCTTGCCGGCACCCTGGTGCTCTTTCTTGGCGCCACGCTGAGTGACTACGCCTACATGGACAGCTACGAGATCCAGTGGGCCACCTTTTCCTCCTGGCTGATTGCCTTTGCGCTGGTCTGCAACGGTTTGGCCTTTCTGTGTGGTCTTTTTGGCCTGTTTGTTGCCCATGACCGCCGCCGGGGACTCATCTATCTCGCCTTGCTGGTGGCCAGTTTCCTGCTGGGCTTCGTCAACGCGCTGACCCATGCCAAGGACGCCTGGGCCATGATGCCAAACGGCTTCATCCTGTCGCTCGTTGTGACCGTGCTGGCCCTTGTCGCCACCTGGATCGGCTTTACCAATACCGGCGTGAGGAAATCACAATGA